The following are from one region of the Abiotrophia defectiva ATCC 49176 genome:
- a CDS encoding toxic anion resistance protein has translation MSERPDLFEEMQAQTPKTSTVEDLLGNPFDLEEAPSPASPHNDLVDAEMMAKRAVTTEKLIDRLPEHRQQQAYDLAKQIDEQNMSAVIAYGSNAQKKLSEFSHGMLNKVQLKDTGEIADVLTDLMHQLESSNPRDLTAAPNIFQKFFGKIKASIAETQARYQKIGTAIDRVAIRLEREKNELLNDNLMLEQLYQKNKDYFEALNIYIAAGELKMQELQEEIIPAAIEKAKASGDQMDVQTVNDLNQFLDRLDKRTHDLRLTRQMTVQQAPQIRMIQNTNQALAEKIQVSVHTAIPLWENQVMIALTLLRQQNAAVSQRQVSQTTNDLLKRNADMLKQSAIDTARESERGVIDIETLQHTQNSLIETIEQTLEIQREGRRQRQIAEQELQLMEGQLRDKLMAISNEQQAYLEE, from the coding sequence ATGTCAGAACGTCCCGATTTATTTGAAGAAATGCAAGCCCAAACACCTAAAACTAGTACGGTAGAAGACTTGCTGGGTAATCCCTTCGACCTAGAAGAGGCGCCTAGCCCTGCCTCCCCTCACAATGACCTAGTGGATGCCGAGATGATGGCTAAGCGGGCCGTCACCACTGAAAAGCTAATTGACCGCCTGCCAGAACATCGCCAGCAACAGGCCTATGATTTGGCTAAGCAAATTGACGAGCAGAATATGAGTGCTGTCATCGCCTACGGCTCCAATGCCCAGAAGAAACTGAGCGAGTTCTCCCATGGCATGCTCAACAAGGTCCAACTCAAGGATACAGGTGAAATTGCCGACGTCCTAACCGACCTCATGCACCAACTGGAATCTTCTAACCCGCGTGACTTAACGGCCGCTCCTAATATCTTCCAAAAATTCTTTGGTAAGATTAAGGCTTCCATTGCTGAAACCCAAGCCCGCTACCAGAAGATTGGCACTGCCATTGACCGCGTGGCCATTCGCCTAGAACGCGAGAAGAATGAGTTACTCAACGACAACCTCATGTTGGAACAACTCTATCAGAAGAACAAGGACTACTTCGAAGCCCTCAATATCTACATCGCGGCCGGTGAGCTTAAGATGCAGGAGTTGCAAGAAGAGATTATCCCTGCTGCCATCGAAAAAGCCAAGGCCTCCGGTGACCAAATGGATGTCCAAACCGTCAACGACCTCAATCAATTCTTAGACCGCTTGGACAAACGGACCCACGACCTGCGCTTAACCCGTCAAATGACGGTCCAACAAGCGCCACAAATCCGTATGATTCAAAATACCAACCAGGCCTTAGCTGAGAAGATTCAAGTCTCCGTCCACACGGCCATTCCGCTCTGGGAAAACCAGGTCATGATTGCCTTGACCCTACTCCGTCAGCAAAATGCCGCGGTTAGCCAACGCCAAGTCTCCCAAACCACCAACGACTTGCTCAAACGTAATGCCGACATGCTCAAACAATCGGCTATCGACACAGCCCGCGAATCCGAACGAGGTGTTATCGATATTGAGACCTTACAACATACTCAAAACAGTTTGATTGAAACCATCGAACAAACCCTGGAAATCCAACGCGAAGGACGTCGTCAACGTCAAATCGCCGAACAGGAACTCCAGCTCATGGAAGGTCAGTTGCGTGATAAGCTCATGGCCATCTCCAACGAACAACAGGCCTACCTAGAAGAATAA
- a CDS encoding 5-bromo-4-chloroindolyl phosphate hydrolysis family protein gives MWLPGQLIIVSPLIITSLVLHLAYRNLDFSSRLAAYKKSIQRRAGLGIGLFFILNFLFKNLFTGGYGLATRLVLAFVLYGLGLLVLTTGFQQINKLKPADWVRYFFYIGIACTILAVNAIVSGQHMDFEWVIGLIFLELFGLACVTGLVVLAKFAGPSEEDPYKVTVPHTSSNKVQHYRQAGLSDQEIQFLREQLATAKPQIQSIEQEFNQNAKLRTLEVRYNTVKVCQNYFKDIVNQPKRLVEASDFLYKYLPSLEDILKKYNEINGHVAKNKQTYMILEKSAATIEKLCQSINDAYVNFHQEDLKAMEDELYVANRTLKSQEALQSDESVEDLINLGKDEA, from the coding sequence ATGTGGTTACCAGGTCAATTAATCATTGTTAGCCCTTTGATTATCACTTCCCTTGTCCTCCACCTAGCCTATCGAAACTTAGATTTCTCCAGCCGTTTGGCAGCATATAAAAAAAGTATTCAGCGTCGTGCCGGTCTTGGCATCGGCCTATTCTTCATCTTGAATTTTCTATTCAAGAACTTATTTACTGGAGGCTATGGCTTAGCCACACGTCTAGTCCTGGCTTTCGTCCTCTATGGCCTGGGCCTTCTGGTCCTAACCACTGGCTTCCAGCAGATTAATAAGCTCAAACCTGCGGACTGGGTCCGTTACTTCTTCTATATTGGCATTGCCTGCACCATTCTAGCTGTCAATGCCATTGTCTCAGGCCAACACATGGACTTTGAATGGGTCATCGGTCTCATTTTCTTAGAACTTTTCGGCTTGGCCTGCGTGACCGGCTTGGTGGTCCTGGCCAAATTTGCCGGACCTAGTGAAGAAGACCCCTATAAGGTAACTGTCCCTCACACAAGCAGTAACAAGGTCCAACACTACCGCCAAGCAGGTCTATCCGATCAAGAAATTCAATTCCTACGTGAGCAACTGGCGACTGCCAAACCTCAAATCCAAAGCATCGAGCAGGAATTCAACCAAAACGCTAAGCTCCGTACCCTAGAGGTCCGCTACAATACCGTCAAGGTCTGCCAAAACTACTTCAAGGACATCGTCAATCAGCCTAAACGCCTGGTCGAAGCCAGCGACTTCCTCTATAAGTACCTGCCTTCCCTAGAAGACATTCTTAAGAAGTATAACGAAATTAACGGCCACGTTGCCAAGAACAAGCAAACCTACATGATTTTAGAAAAATCAGCGGCCACTATTGAGAAGCTCTGCCAATCCATTAACGATGCCTATGTCAACTTCCACCAGGAAGATCTCAAGGCCATGGAAGATGAACTCTACGTAGCCAATCGCACCCTTAAGAGCCAAGAAGCGCTCCAATCAGATGAAAGTGTTGAAGACCTCATTAACCTTGGAAAGGATGAAGCCTAA
- a CDS encoding NUDIX hydrolase, translating to MKIAANEVSFNQSSRMVSTQLIFDGVILQTYLNQVRLDQGQVVERELIHKKPAVAILAVTPEDKVLLVKQYRAAIDSDTYEIPAGILDKGDQDAPLEGAKRELEEETTYQAAHWQNLGDFYASPGFLDEKLTLYYAHGLVSVENPLPQDDDEGIELFEMTRQQVQDLLDQGQIIDLKTLYALQLWLGGGGLHA from the coding sequence ATGAAAATTGCAGCCAATGAAGTCAGCTTTAATCAATCATCCCGTATGGTGTCGACCCAGTTAATCTTTGATGGCGTCATTCTGCAAACCTACCTTAATCAGGTAAGATTGGACCAAGGCCAGGTGGTTGAGCGTGAGCTTATCCATAAGAAACCGGCCGTGGCCATTCTAGCCGTTACGCCCGAAGACAAGGTCCTCTTGGTCAAGCAGTACCGGGCGGCCATTGACTCTGATACTTATGAAATTCCAGCTGGTATTCTAGATAAGGGTGACCAAGATGCGCCCCTAGAAGGTGCCAAGCGTGAGTTAGAAGAAGAAACGACCTATCAGGCAGCCCACTGGCAGAATCTGGGCGACTTCTATGCCTCACCAGGCTTCCTAGACGAGAAGTTAACTCTCTATTATGCCCATGGTCTGGTGTCAGTCGAGAATCCACTGCCTCAAGACGATGATGAGGGTATTGAACTCTTTGAAATGACTCGTCAGCAAGTCCAAGATCTACTGGATCAAGGCCAAATTATTGACCTTAAGACCCTCTACGCTCTCCAACTCTGGTTGGGAGGAGGTGGCCTGCATGCCTGA
- a CDS encoding 5'-methylthioadenosine/adenosylhomocysteine nucleosidase, translating into MRIGLIGAMEEEIRLLKQALQQESEQVVAGYTFYQGQLSGQDVVLVQSGIGKVNATMTVTLLKQLFDVDLVINTGSAGALGHGLKVGDVVVADQLRHHDADVTAFGYQMGQMAGMPAAYETNSALSDLAAQLYQAKGKQVYRGLIVSGDAFVAGPSQQAPIKANFPEALACEMESAAIAQAAYVLKTPCVVIRAISDSADDQANITFDEFILLAGKESASLVMELLERMGEVI; encoded by the coding sequence ATGAGAATCGGACTTATTGGCGCTATGGAAGAAGAAATCCGCCTACTCAAACAAGCCCTCCAGCAGGAATCAGAGCAAGTTGTAGCTGGCTATACCTTCTACCAAGGTCAACTATCTGGCCAGGACGTGGTCTTGGTCCAATCTGGGATTGGGAAGGTCAATGCTACCATGACGGTGACCCTGCTCAAGCAGCTTTTTGATGTGGACCTGGTCATCAACACCGGAAGCGCCGGCGCCCTGGGCCACGGCCTCAAGGTAGGGGACGTGGTGGTAGCAGATCAACTGCGCCATCATGATGCGGATGTGACAGCCTTTGGCTATCAAATGGGTCAAATGGCTGGTATGCCAGCTGCCTATGAGACCAACTCAGCCTTGTCAGACTTGGCAGCCCAACTCTATCAGGCTAAGGGCAAGCAAGTCTATCGGGGCCTGATTGTCTCAGGTGATGCCTTCGTAGCGGGACCAAGTCAACAGGCTCCAATTAAGGCCAATTTCCCTGAGGCCTTAGCCTGTGAAATGGAGTCGGCCGCCATTGCCCAAGCGGCCTATGTGCTCAAGACACCTTGTGTGGTCATTCGGGCTATCTCGGACTCTGCCGATGACCAGGCTAACATCACTTTTGATGAGTTTATTCTCTTAGCTGGTAAGGAATCTGCTAGCTTGGTCATGGAACTCTTGGAGCGTATGGGAGAGGTTATCTAA
- a CDS encoding DNA-3-methyladenine glycosylase I: MKRCDWATKHALETHYHDTEWGVPSYDDHYLFKMLVLEGMQAGLSWLTILSKMETLCQAYDDFVPQVVAEYDEAKWEALLADPGVVRNRLKIKAVTTNAKAYLAVSKEFGSFSNYIWSFVQGQPLINHWTSIDQVPAKSDLSDKLSKDLQKRGFKFVGSTTVYAFMQAVGMVNDHLESCDFKLE; encoded by the coding sequence ATGAAACGATGTGATTGGGCCACCAAGCATGCTTTGGAGACTCACTATCATGACACCGAATGGGGCGTGCCCTCTTATGACGACCATTATCTCTTTAAGATGCTGGTCCTTGAAGGCATGCAAGCAGGTCTCAGTTGGTTAACCATTTTGTCTAAGATGGAGACCCTCTGCCAAGCATATGATGATTTTGTGCCTCAAGTAGTGGCCGAGTATGATGAAGCCAAATGGGAGGCCTTGTTAGCCGATCCTGGTGTGGTACGTAATCGTCTGAAGATTAAGGCCGTCACCACCAATGCCAAAGCCTACCTGGCAGTCTCGAAAGAGTTTGGTTCTTTTTCCAACTATATTTGGAGCTTTGTCCAGGGTCAGCCCCTTATCAATCACTGGACTTCAATAGACCAGGTGCCAGCCAAGTCAGATTTGTCGGATAAGCTAAGTAAAGACCTGCAGAAGAGGGGCTTCAAGTTTGTGGGTTCAACCACTGTTTATGCCTTTATGCAGGCAGTGGGAATGGTGAATGACCACCTAGAGTCCTGTGACTTTAAGTTGGAGTGA
- the rpsD gene encoding 30S ribosomal protein S4: protein MSRYTGPSWKLSRRLGISLSETGKELARRNYAPGQHGNQRKKISEYGLQLQEKQKLRHTYGMNERQFATLFRKAGKIKTGKHGENFMALLETRLDNLVYRLGFATTRRQARQLVNHGHVTVDGKRVDIPSYLVTPGQVIGLRESSRDLAIIKEALENTVSRLDFVSYDAAAFEGTLTRLPERSELNAEIDEALVVEYYNKLG, encoded by the coding sequence ATGTCTCGTTACACAGGTCCATCTTGGAAATTATCTCGCCGCTTAGGCATCTCATTATCTGAAACTGGTAAAGAGTTAGCACGTCGCAACTACGCACCAGGTCAACACGGCAACCAACGTAAGAAAATCTCTGAGTATGGTTTGCAATTACAAGAAAAACAAAAATTACGCCACACTTACGGCATGAACGAGCGTCAATTCGCGACCTTGTTCCGCAAAGCTGGTAAGATCAAAACCGGTAAACACGGTGAAAACTTCATGGCTTTATTGGAAACTCGTTTGGATAACTTGGTATACCGTTTAGGTTTTGCTACCACTCGTCGTCAAGCTCGTCAATTAGTAAACCACGGTCACGTGACTGTTGACGGCAAGCGTGTGGACATTCCTTCTTACTTGGTAACACCAGGTCAAGTGATTGGTTTGCGTGAATCTTCTCGCGACTTAGCAATCATCAAGGAAGCTTTGGAAAACACTGTTTCTCGTTTAGACTTCGTTTCTTACGATGCAGCTGCTTTCGAAGGGACTTTGACTCGCTTACCAGAACGTAGCGAACTCAACGCTGAAATCGACGAAGCCCTCGTCGTTGAATACTACAACAAATTAGGCTAA
- a CDS encoding ABC transporter ATP-binding protein, translating into MFRLVLSNIAKSKLLLLLVCRLYLSGFNVLFSYLTQLGLGTIEEGAQGTLFQVAAYMIGGALLYIFFYYVYSLNLAKVFQETSQFIVQKLIQSFINKRDSQEQTTEGEAVNLIHTDATNISLFLSSGLLPLLDTSLSLLVGVVYVMSMNQVIGSVFIFGGLLIGLGNYLLTSKMEMAYEDYMVAADQNYNFYEQVFRIMPIVKIFKISDWLYRKQVKFFSSREKHFNQYNGYYANSLSLTEGGVITFEIISLALGLYLVIAGQLEMAVLLGIWNAGLGSIIYPLSDLPSLWNYFVQYRSSAKRVSTKWLDDQASGQAQTREELPEKAGKGITLENVSFSYQDKQVFNQVNFRFEPKGIHFLVGPSGSGKSTLLNLILGVYVPHEGRIVFDQANEELGQETIGYVPQKVTFFNTSLRSNLLMGRTVSDQQIKEVCSALNIWEVIQQLPKGLDTVYGEDIKLSNGQIRRLAVARALLSGAHWIILDEPFSDLDRENQGYLMTCLRELRDHSFIIVTHTSDMIQANDRVIEVQSL; encoded by the coding sequence ATGTTTAGGTTGGTACTGTCTAATATCGCCAAGTCAAAATTACTCCTCTTATTAGTATGTAGGCTTTATCTCAGTGGCTTTAATGTCTTATTCTCATACTTAACGCAATTAGGACTGGGAACTATAGAGGAGGGCGCTCAGGGGACATTGTTTCAGGTCGCCGCTTATATGATAGGTGGGGCCTTGCTTTATATCTTCTTCTATTACGTCTATAGCCTTAATCTGGCTAAGGTCTTTCAGGAAACAAGTCAATTCATTGTTCAGAAGTTAATCCAATCCTTTATCAATAAACGCGATAGTCAAGAACAAACAACAGAGGGAGAAGCGGTTAATTTAATTCATACAGATGCTACCAATATCTCGCTCTTTCTATCGAGTGGCTTGCTTCCTCTTTTGGACACCAGTTTATCCCTGCTTGTTGGCGTCGTCTATGTCATGTCGATGAACCAAGTTATTGGCTCTGTCTTCATATTTGGAGGTTTGCTTATCGGCTTAGGCAACTATCTGCTCACATCGAAAATGGAGATGGCCTACGAGGACTATATGGTTGCGGCTGACCAAAACTACAATTTTTATGAGCAAGTCTTCCGGATTATGCCGATTGTTAAAATTTTTAAGATAAGTGACTGGTTATACCGGAAGCAAGTGAAGTTCTTTTCTAGTCGTGAAAAGCACTTTAATCAATACAATGGCTACTATGCCAATAGTCTAAGCTTAACAGAAGGTGGCGTGATTACCTTTGAGATTATTTCATTAGCGCTTGGTTTATATCTTGTAATTGCGGGACAGTTAGAAATGGCAGTCTTATTGGGTATCTGGAATGCCGGACTAGGATCAATCATCTATCCTTTATCAGACTTACCTTCCTTATGGAACTATTTTGTCCAATACAGATCCTCTGCTAAACGTGTATCAACAAAATGGTTAGACGACCAAGCTTCTGGGCAAGCACAAACAAGGGAAGAACTTCCGGAGAAGGCAGGAAAAGGCATCACATTAGAAAATGTCAGTTTCTCCTACCAAGATAAGCAAGTATTTAATCAGGTTAACTTTAGGTTTGAACCTAAGGGTATTCATTTCTTAGTGGGGCCTAGCGGGTCAGGTAAGTCTACACTCTTAAATTTAATTCTCGGTGTCTATGTGCCTCATGAGGGGCGTATTGTATTTGACCAAGCTAATGAAGAGCTAGGGCAAGAGACGATAGGTTATGTGCCACAAAAAGTGACTTTCTTTAACACCAGTCTGCGTTCTAATTTGCTAATGGGGCGGACAGTCAGTGATCAGCAAATTAAAGAAGTATGTAGCGCACTAAATATTTGGGAGGTCATTCAGCAACTACCTAAGGGGCTGGATACTGTCTATGGCGAGGATATAAAATTATCGAATGGGCAAATACGGCGCTTAGCTGTTGCGCGTGCTTTGCTTTCAGGTGCGCATTGGATAATACTTGATGAGCCCTTCTCAGATCTAGATCGAGAAAATCAGGGTTACTTAATGACTTGCTTGCGAGAATTAAGAGATCATTCATTTATAATTGTGACACATACTTCAGATATGATTCAAGCCAATGATCGAGTGATTGAGGTGCAAAGCTTATGA
- a CDS encoding ATP-binding cassette domain-containing protein: protein MKQFSHLLKQTKIKSLSLLFLSLALSVGVAIMRIVAGYLYDPLVSAATNPPYQFNWQLCFWVIALNILLSIGIGLTQRVKVKSNLYLEGQMTGYFISHLEQTDGLAIDKSGMGPWLTLLMDDIKECSYFLSTTLFEMVIGLASFLLAVVYGMRTNWQLTLGILCLSFIGGLLMKGIGPRLQAAKEDEQAAEEDLQPLMVQILSQIPLIRAHRAEHYTEELFEEYHAHYRKQQYQRQRHRALLESLSIGLGFVMTTSWISLAFILMVRGELTLGQLFSFMIIDRYFTWVFFNLPSLYSDYLMAKVCAERIMTFKKEHYSQPEVGGIHQGSVLSLVDLGFAYSDHTVLEHLTAKFEKGTQYALMGASGSGKSTVLKLLAGIYPSHSGTIELDGNSVASDRLSAVVSYVPQDNVVIEDTIRENILLGRQLSDADLNRIIELSGLTSLLERLDDGLDTLVISGANQNLSEGEIQRVGFARALVKEASFLLLDEPTASLDVELEQLLVEYYQKTDQGVIVATHRDTSLPSDFVRIPVN from the coding sequence ATGAAACAATTTAGTCATTTACTAAAGCAAACTAAGATTAAGAGCTTAAGCTTGCTGTTTTTATCCTTAGCCTTAAGTGTTGGAGTGGCAATCATGAGGATTGTCGCTGGTTATTTGTATGATCCCCTGGTTAGTGCAGCAACAAATCCTCCATATCAATTCAACTGGCAACTATGCTTTTGGGTGATTGCCTTGAATATTCTCTTGTCAATCGGGATTGGCCTAACGCAACGTGTCAAAGTAAAAAGCAATTTGTATTTGGAAGGCCAAATGACTGGCTACTTCATTAGTCATCTGGAGCAAACGGATGGTCTAGCAATTGATAAAAGCGGCATGGGTCCCTGGTTGACACTGCTAATGGATGACATAAAAGAATGTAGTTACTTCTTGTCGACAACTCTGTTCGAGATGGTGATTGGATTAGCGAGTTTTCTTCTGGCTGTGGTCTATGGAATGCGCACCAACTGGCAATTGACGCTAGGGATCCTTTGCCTATCATTCATAGGTGGTTTGTTGATGAAGGGAATCGGCCCTAGGTTACAAGCAGCGAAGGAGGACGAGCAAGCAGCGGAAGAGGACCTTCAACCCCTTATGGTCCAGATTTTGTCGCAAATTCCCCTGATTAGAGCGCACCGAGCTGAGCACTATACAGAAGAACTATTTGAGGAATATCACGCTCATTATAGAAAGCAGCAATATCAGCGACAGAGACATCGTGCCTTACTCGAATCTTTAAGTATTGGATTAGGTTTTGTGATGACGACTAGCTGGATTTCTCTGGCTTTTATCCTGATGGTTCGAGGTGAATTAACACTCGGTCAATTATTTAGTTTTATGATTATTGATCGATACTTTACCTGGGTATTCTTCAACCTTCCTAGCCTCTACAGTGACTACCTGATGGCTAAAGTCTGTGCTGAACGCATTATGACTTTCAAGAAGGAACACTATAGCCAGCCGGAAGTGGGAGGAATCCACCAAGGTAGTGTATTATCTCTAGTGGATTTGGGTTTTGCGTATAGCGACCATACGGTGTTGGAGCATCTAACAGCCAAATTTGAAAAGGGAACACAATACGCTTTGATGGGAGCAAGTGGTTCTGGCAAGAGTACCGTCTTGAAGCTATTAGCAGGTATTTACCCTAGCCATAGTGGGACTATTGAGTTGGATGGCAATAGTGTGGCAAGTGATAGATTGAGTGCAGTAGTCAGCTACGTACCACAAGACAATGTAGTGATCGAAGATACGATTAGAGAGAACATACTTCTAGGTAGGCAGCTTTCGGATGCGGACCTTAACCGTATTATCGAGCTGTCTGGTTTGACATCACTCCTTGAGCGACTCGATGATGGTTTGGATACTTTGGTAATTTCTGGTGCTAACCAGAACTTATCGGAAGGAGAGATTCAACGGGTTGGTTTCGCGCGTGCCCTTGTTAAAGAGGCGAGTTTCTTGTTATTAGATGAGCCGACTGCGTCATTAGATGTAGAACTCGAGCAGCTACTAGTTGAATATTATCAAAAGACCGATCAGGGGGTAATTGTTGCCACTCACCGGGACACTAGCTTACCATCTGACTTCGTCCGCATACCTGTTAACTAA
- a CDS encoding class I SAM-dependent methyltransferase, which produces MSRQNIYDQPDFFAGYQQIRQRQDNANDLIETPALMQLLPDLTDKRLLDLGCGAGDHCQLFIERGAAHVLGVDLSEKMLALAQHQHAHPAIRYQRLAMEDISQLQGPFDVVVSSLAFHYVANYPALVADIYQLLAPGGVLVFSQEHPLVTCHETGERWTYDKAGQKRYANIAHYSHEGQRQTDWLVDHVIKYHRTFETLINTLLDNGFRLQQIVEPHGSPAVRAQYPRYEDTRHRPDFLVIRAVREG; this is translated from the coding sequence ATGTCGCGACAAAACATCTATGATCAACCGGATTTCTTCGCTGGCTACCAGCAGATACGCCAGCGTCAGGATAATGCCAATGACTTAATCGAGACTCCTGCGCTCATGCAGTTATTGCCTGATCTAACTGACAAACGCCTCTTGGATCTCGGCTGTGGCGCGGGTGATCATTGCCAGCTGTTCATTGAGCGTGGTGCAGCACACGTGCTAGGCGTTGACCTCTCCGAGAAGATGCTGGCCTTGGCCCAACATCAGCATGCCCACCCTGCTATTCGCTATCAACGTCTAGCCATGGAAGACATAAGCCAGTTACAGGGGCCTTTCGATGTGGTGGTCAGTTCTTTGGCCTTCCATTATGTGGCCAACTACCCTGCGTTGGTGGCGGACATCTACCAATTGTTAGCACCCGGTGGAGTGCTGGTCTTCTCCCAGGAACACCCGCTGGTGACCTGCCATGAGACAGGCGAGCGCTGGACGTATGATAAGGCTGGGCAGAAGCGCTATGCCAACATTGCCCACTATAGCCATGAGGGTCAGCGCCAGACGGACTGGTTGGTCGACCATGTGATCAAGTACCACCGCACCTTCGAAACCTTGATTAACACCCTCTTGGACAATGGCTTTCGTCTCCAACAAATCGTGGAACCACATGGCAGTCCTGCTGTACGTGCACAATATCCCCGATATGAAGACACACGTCATCGGCCGGATTTTCTCGTGATTCGGGCGGTCAGGGAAGGGTGA